The DNA segment CCTTGGGGATGCAGACGATCGGCACGTCCGTGGCCTCGATCTTCTGCACCATGAAGCGCTCGCGGAGCACGATGATCGGGTTGCCGTCCAGGGAGGCCAGGGTGCTCAGCCACATGTTGGCCTGGTAGGCGGAGGAGGAACCGCCGGAGAAGTACATGCCGACCGTCGGCTGGTACTCCGTCAGCCAGTTGTCCAGCCACTCCAGTGCCTGCTTCTCGCCGGCCACCCGCTTCTTGGGCAGCAGCCAGGCGCCCAGGTAGAGGGTGCCGCCGGCGGAGAGGGCCAGGGAGACGGCGAGGCCGACGCCGCCCCAGAACGCGTCGGTGGTGATCGCGGTGAGCATCATGCCGGTGGTGGTCGGCACCGAGAAGCGCAGCAGGCGCCGGCCCGTCTGGCGGGAGAGGATGCGCGGCGGGGCGTCGGACAGCCGCAGCGCGCTGGCGTCGATGTTGCGGGTCACGAACGGCAGGCTGCGGGTCCGGCGGACCAGCACCGCGACCGCCTGGCACACGAAGTGGGTGCCGTAGAAGAGCAGCAGCGTGATGGTGAGCGGCGCCTGCTCCTCGAGCGGGTTGATGCCGTCGATGTGCAGCAGGCCGACCAGTATCAGCATGTCGCGCAGCAACTGGCGCACCGTGACGTCGAACCGGATCCGCCCGAGCACCGCGAGCAGGCCGGGCTGCTTGTGCTGGAGGACCAGGTCGAGACCGAGGTTGACCACGGATGCGGCGATGAACAGCGGGATGACGGGCAGCAGCGCACCGACCAACTGGGCGGTGAACGCGACCATCATCGCGAGGAGTGCCGCGAGCTGGACGGCTCGGCGGGGGGCGATTCCGGCGGAAGGCACGGGGGAGGGCTCCTGGCAGCACGAAAGGTCAAAGGGGAGGCCGAGGGGGGCGGCCGGGTCCCGCGCTGCGACGCCGCCGGAGCGGCGATACGGGACCGATGGACACCCGACCGTATGACCTTGTTGGCCTTGGTGACAATCTGCTGTGGCTCTCATCACCGCGAAAGCGGACCAATCGAACGCAACCTCTTGGCCTCGGCTTCCGTCTAAAGGAAAACCGTATAGGGGAGAAAAAGCCAGGAACTCCGGGCCCCATTCTGCGCCCTTTCCGGCGCGCCGTGACAGGGGGCCCGGGCCCCGGACGGGGGTCCGCGGGGCGTCCGCCAGGCGATATCACGAAGCGCCGCGGGGCCGGCCTGCCGTAGATTGCGCCCGTAGGGCCGTGGTGCGGGCCGGACGGCAGTCCCCCGTACGGCGGTGGGATCGGCAAGCACAGGGGTATGCAGGTGGCAGGCGCAAGGCAGGACGTGAAGGACGCTCGCCGGATCGTGGTGAAGGTCGGCTCGTCCTCGCTGACCACGGCCGCCGGGGGACTGGACGCGGACCGCGTGGACGCGCTGGTGGACGTGCTGGCCAAGCACCAGGACAAGGAGATCGTGCTGGTCTCCTCCGGAGCCATCGCGGCGGGCCTGGCCCCCCTGGGCCTCGAACGACGGCCCCGCGACCTGGCCCGGCAGCAGGCCGCCGCCAGCGTCGGACAGGGCCTGCTGGTCGCCCGCTACACCGCGTCCTTCGCCCGCTACGGCCGCCGCGTCGGCCAGGTGCTGCTGACCTCCGACGACACCAGCCGCCGGGCCCACTACCGCAACGCCTACCGGACCCTCGACCAGCTGCTGGCCATGGGCGCCGTACCGATCGTGAACGAGAACGACACCGTCGCCACCGACGAGATCCGGTTCGGCGACAACGACCGCCTGGCGGCCCTGGTCGCCCACCTCGTCCGCGCCGACCTGCTGATCCTGCTCTCGGACGTGGACGGCCTCTACGACGGCGACCCGTCCGCCCCCGGCACCTCCCGGATAGCGGAGGTGCGCGGGCCCGGGGACCTGGAGGGCGTCTCCATCGGCAGCGCGGGCAAGGCCGGCGTCGGCACCGGCGGCATGGTCACCAAGGTCGAGGCGGCCCGGATCGCGGCCGCGGCCGGCATCCCGGTCGTCCTGACCTCCGCCGTGCACGCCGCCGAGGCGCTGGCGGGCGGGATGACCGGCACCCACTTCCTGCGCACCGGTCGCCGCTCCGCCGACCGGCTGCTGTGGCTCGCGCACGCCTCCACGCCGCGCGGCGCCCTGGTCCTGGACGACGGGGCGGTGCGGGCCGTCGTCGAGCGGCGCTCCTCCCTGCTGCCGGCCGGCATCGCCTCCGTCGACGGCGAGTTCTCCGCCGGTGACCCGGTCGAGCTGCGGGACGCCGAGGGCCGCGCGGTGGCCCGGGGCCTCGTCAATTTCGATGCCAGGGAAATCCCCCGATTGATGGGGCGTTCGACCCGCGATCTCGCCCGTGAGCTGGGCCCCGCCTACGAGCGGGAGGTCGTGCACCGCGACGATCTGGTGCTGCTGCACCCCTGACGGCGCCCGCCGGCCGGCCGTCGTCACGGTCCGTGCACACTCGCCGCCGCGCGGTGCGGAGACCAGCCTTTCCGTACAGACCTTGGTGAAAACGCCCCGCGACGGGCCGCGGGCTGGTCAACTTTGTTGCGGGGGCGCCGTGGGGAGCGGCGCCCGCAGCGCGCGAGCGCACCCGCCGACGTACGACGGCTCCGCACCTTCGAGGGCGGAGCGATTCGCATCACAGGAGGCCGCCGGTGAGACGAGGGCGCCCAGGGGCGCCGCCCCGAGGGACGGCGGAGCGCGCGCTGACCAGCGTCGGCACCGGCGAGGACACCGTCCTGCCGGACGACCGCGGTGCCCGGCCGGACGGGACGGCGCGGCACGGCCCCGAGGGCGGGCGCCGCGAGACCTCCCGGCTGTGGCACATCACCCTCAGCGTCTCGGGCGCCGAGGCCCCGCTCAAGGAGGTCCGGCGGGCGCTGGAGCAGCTCGCCCACGACCACCCCTTCCTGCTGACCAGCCGCTACGCCAACGACCACGCCGAGATCCGCTACTGGGAGGAGGCCCGGGACCTGCACGACGCCGCGGCGGTCGCGCTGCGGCTGTGGGGCGAGCACCGCTCGACGGCCAAGCTGCCGCCGTGGGAGATCGTCGGCCTGGAGGTCATCGACCGCGAGACGTACCACCAGCGCGTCGCGGAGGGTTACGGTCCGCCACCGGCCTCCCCGGTCGGCGTCCACCCCTTCTGACCCTCGGTCGCCGGCGTCCCGCGCTGTGAGATACCGCGTGGCCGCGGCCCGCCGCCCCGTTAGGCTGCGGCCATGACCAGCAGCGCATCGCACACCTCGCCCGTCCTCGAGACCGCCCGCCGCGCGCGGGAGGCCGCCGCCGTCCTGGCGCCGCTGCCGCGTACGGCCCGTGACGCAGCGCTGCACGCCATCGCCGACGCCCTGGTGGAGCGGACCGGCGAGCTGGTCGCCGCCAACGCCGAGGACATCGCCAGGGCACGGGCCGCGGGCACCGCCGAGTCGATCGTGGACCGGCTCACCCTCACCCCCGAGCGGATCGCGGCCATCGCCGCCGACGTCCGCCAGGTCGTGGCGCTGCCCGACCCGGTCGGCGAGGTGGTGCGCGGCTCGACCCTGCCCAACGGCCTCGACCTGCGGCAGGTCCGGGTCCCGCTCGGTGTGATCGGGATCATCTACGAGGCCCGGCCGAATGTGACGGTGGACGCCGCCGCCCTGTGCCTGAAGTCCGGCAACGCGGTGCTGCTGCGCGGCTCGTCCTCCGCCTACGCCTCCAACAGCGCCCTGGTCGAGGTGCTGCGCGACGCCGTCCAGAGCGCCGGGCTGCCCGCCGACGCGGTGCAGCTGGTGCCCGGCGAGAGCCGCGACTCGGTGCGCGAGCTGATGCGCGCCCGCGGCCTGGTCGATGTGCTGATCCCGCGCGGCGGCGCGTCCCTGATCCGTACGGTCGTCGAGGAGTCCACCGTCCCGGTGATCGAGACCGGCACCGGCAACTGCCACGTCTACGTCGACGAGGCCGCCGACCTC comes from the Streptomyces angustmyceticus genome and includes:
- a CDS encoding glutamate-5-semialdehyde dehydrogenase codes for the protein MTSSASHTSPVLETARRAREAAAVLAPLPRTARDAALHAIADALVERTGELVAANAEDIARARAAGTAESIVDRLTLTPERIAAIAADVRQVVALPDPVGEVVRGSTLPNGLDLRQVRVPLGVIGIIYEARPNVTVDAAALCLKSGNAVLLRGSSSAYASNSALVEVLRDAVQSAGLPADAVQLVPGESRDSVRELMRARGLVDVLIPRGGASLIRTVVEESTVPVIETGTGNCHVYVDEAADLDMAVDILVNSKAQRPSVCNAAETVLVHAGIAEKFLPRALEALTQAGVIVHGDAAWQQAGPGLVAPATDEDWATEYLSYDIAAAVVPDLDAAVAHIRRWTSGHTEAIVTTSQAAARRFTQLVDSTTVAVNASTRFTDGGQFGFGAEIGISTQKLHARGPMGLPELTSTKYILTGDGHTR
- the proB gene encoding glutamate 5-kinase; the encoded protein is MQVAGARQDVKDARRIVVKVGSSSLTTAAGGLDADRVDALVDVLAKHQDKEIVLVSSGAIAAGLAPLGLERRPRDLARQQAAASVGQGLLVARYTASFARYGRRVGQVLLTSDDTSRRAHYRNAYRTLDQLLAMGAVPIVNENDTVATDEIRFGDNDRLAALVAHLVRADLLILLSDVDGLYDGDPSAPGTSRIAEVRGPGDLEGVSIGSAGKAGVGTGGMVTKVEAARIAAAAGIPVVLTSAVHAAEALAGGMTGTHFLRTGRRSADRLLWLAHASTPRGALVLDDGAVRAVVERRSSLLPAGIASVDGEFSAGDPVELRDAEGRAVARGLVNFDAREIPRLMGRSTRDLARELGPAYEREVVHRDDLVLLHP